A part of Vespa crabro chromosome 20, iyVesCrab1.2, whole genome shotgun sequence genomic DNA contains:
- the LOC124431289 gene encoding cleavage and polyadenylation specificity factor subunit 6 isoform X4 → MADGDIDLYADDLEQDFAQDEFAGDGVDLYDDVIAAPAGGNGGVSSGNTGDGGGDTTSTNEETNGNAPYHQLGNNIQPNQIGRRHQLYIGNLTWWTSDQDITDAVQSIGVSDFVEVKFFENRANGQSKGFCVISLGSEQSMRICMERLPKKELHGQNPVVTFPTKQALNQFESQCKTRPAPAPQQSQSQRPHNPHQHQPPMPPHQQHPQHPQHPQHSQQNHGPRMMMGPPQGVRPQRMPPPGMGPPGPGGPGQQGPPRMHGPPMGPGPGPHHPLPGHPNQGPPPPGYQQAPWNSPRPNGPPGPPRGPSGPGGPPQQGPPGPGPGQHRPPGMQFHGGPPGPPGQGPPRGPPGHPGGPPGDPRGAQPRPEWNRPPGMLPGPGGPPPGHGGPPQGPPQGPPGGPAPHVNPAFFPQGPPHQHPGQHPPGPPGPPHGPPHGPPHGPPHGPPHGQPHGPPHGPPHVPPHGYGPPAAQPPYGAPGPDHRPEGPPPLTDQEFEEIMGRNRTVSSSAIARAVSDAAAGEYASAIETLVTAISLIKQSKVAADDRCKILISSLQDTLRGVETKSYGSARRERSRSRDRERSHRRRRERSRSRDREYRERSRDRDRERDRERDRERERDRDRDRERYYSEPYPRERSRSRERDRDRERDREYRERSREESTTRQSARPRVKEEPPEAAPVSSSKASRYYDDRYRERERDRDRERESSRRPSEREREPERERERERERDRRDERGDSSHRSRH, encoded by the exons ATGGCGGACGGTGACATTGATTTGTACGCCGATGATCTCGAGCAAGATTTCGCGCAG GACGAATTTGCTGGCGATGGTGTGGATTTGTACGACGATGTAATCGCAGCCCCAGCAGGCGGTAATGGTGGTGTTTCCAGTGGGAATACTGGGGATGGAGGAGGTGATACTACATCTACAAATGAGGAAACTAATGGGAATGCACCTTATCATCAGCTTGGGAACAACATCCAACCTAATCAAATAGGAAGACGTCATCAACTATACATTGGGAATTTAACTTGg TGGACAAGTGATCAAGACATAACTGATGCAGTCCAAAGTATTGGTGTATCTGATTTTGTTGAAgtaaaattctttgaaaatagGGCAAATGGACAATCTAAAGGTTTCTGTGTAATTTCTCTGGGCTCAGAACAAAGCATGAGAATCTGTATGGAAAGATTAcctaaaaaagaattacatgGCCAAAATCCAGTTGTAACATTTCCAACGAAACAAGCTTTAAATCAG TTCGAATCTCAATGCAAGACACGACCAGCACCTGCTCCCCAGCAAAGTCAGAGTCAGCGCCCTCATAATCCGCACCAACATCAGCCGCCTATGCCTCCTCATCAACAACATCCACAACATCCACAACATCCTCAACATTCTCAACAAAATCATGGTCCTAGAATGATGATGGGTCCTCCCCAGGGTGTTAGACCACAAAGAATGCCACCACCAGGTATGGGGCCACCTGGACCTGGTGGACCTGGCCAACAAGGTCCACCTCGAATGCATGGACCGCCTATGGGTCCGGGTCCTGGACCACATCATCCTTTACCTGGACATCCTAATCAAGGCCCGCCTCCACCAGGATATCAGCAAGCACCATGGAATAGTCCTAGACCAAATGGCCCACCTGGACCACCAAGAGGTCCAAGTGGACCTGGTGGCCCGCCACAGCAAGGACCTCCAGGACCAGGACCTGGACAGCACAGACCACCAGGCATG CAATTTCATGGTGGTCCACCTGGACCCCCTGGTCAGGGTCCTCCTCGTGGACCACCTGGACATCCTGGAGGACCTCCAGGTGACCCCAGGGGTGCTCAACCACGACCAGAATGGAATCGACCGCCAg GAATGTTACCAGGTCCAGGTGGTCCTCCTCCTGGACATGGTGGACCTCCTCAGGGACCACCTCAAGGACCTCCAGGAGGACCGGCACCGCATGTGAATCCAGCATTTTTTCCACAAGGACCACCACATCAACATCCAGGACAACATCCTCCAGGACCTCCTGGTCCTCCTCATGGTCCACCTCATGGCCCGCCTCACGGACCACCTCATGGACCACCTCATGGGCAACCGCATGGTCCACCCCATGGACCACCGCATGTACCACCGCACGGCTATGGGCCACCTGCAGCACAG CCACCTTATGGTGCACCAGGACCTGATCATCGTCCTGAAGGTCCTCCTCCGCTTACAGATCAAGAATTTGAAGAAATAATGGGACGCAATAGAACAGTGTCCTCTTCTGCTATAGCCAGAGCAGTATCGGATGCTGCAGCAGGAGAATATGCAAGCGCCATTGAAACTTTAGTTACTgcaatttctttaataaaacaatcTAAAGTAGCTGCAGATGATAGATGCAAAATATTGATCAGTTCGCTTCAAGATACTCTGCGAGGTGTTGAAACAAAGAGTTATGGTTCTGCTCGCAGAG aacgTTCTCGTTCGCGAGACAGAGAACGTAGTCATAGAAGACGTCGTGAACGATCTAGAAGTCGTGATCGAGAATATAGAGAACGTagcagagacagagatagagaacgTGATCGAGAACGTGatcgtgaaagagaaagagatcgtgACCGTGATAGGgaacgttattatagtgaaCCGTATCCCCGAGAAAGATCACgcagcagagagagagaccgtgatcgagagagagatcggGAATACAGAGAAAGGAGCAGAGAAGAAAG TACGACACGTCAGTCAGCCAGGCcaagagtaaaagaagaacCGCCAGAGGCGGCTCCTGTCTCGTCTTCCAAGGCGTCTAG GTATTATGACGATCGCTACAGGGAACGTGAACGAGACAGAGATCGAGAACGAGAATCAAGCCGAAGACCAtctgaacgagaaagagaacctGAACGTGAACGAGAACGGGAACGGGAAAGAGATCGTCGTGATGAAAGAGGAGACTCTTCGCATCGGTCAAGACATTAA
- the LOC124431289 gene encoding cleavage and polyadenylation specificity factor subunit 6 isoform X1 produces MADGDIDLYADDLEQDFAQDEFAGDGVDLYDDVIAAPAGGNGGVSSGNTGDGGGDTTSTNEETNGNAPYHQLGNNIQPNQIGRRHQLYIGNLTWWTSDQDITDAVQSIGVSDFVEVKFFENRANGQSKGFCVISLGSEQSMRICMERLPKKELHGQNPVVTFPTKQALNQFESQCKTRPAPAPQQSQSQRPHNPHQHQPPMPPHQQHPQHPQHPQHSQQNHGPRMMMGPPQGVRPQRMPPPGMGPPGPGGPGQQGPPRMHGPPMGPGPGPHHPLPGHPNQGPPPPGYQQAPWNSPRPNGPPGPPRGPSGPGGPPQQGPPGPGPGQHRPPGMQFHGGPPGPPGQGPPRGPPGHPGGPPGDPRGAQPRPEWNRPPGMHHGPQGPPGFPQHQHMQGPQPGQGPPQRGPPPGSMGGMLPGPGGPPPGHGGPPQGPPQGPPGGPAPHVNPAFFPQGPPHQHPGQHPPGPPGPPHGPPHGPPHGPPHGPPHGQPHGPPHGPPHVPPHGYGPPAAQPPYGAPGPDHRPEGPPPLTDQEFEEIMGRNRTVSSSAIARAVSDAAAGEYASAIETLVTAISLIKQSKVAADDRCKILISSLQDTLRGVETKSYGSARRERSRSRDRERSHRRRRERSRSRDREYRERSRDRDRERDRERDRERERDRDRDRERYYSEPYPRERSRSRERDRDRERDREYRERSREESTTRQSARPRVKEEPPEAAPVSSSKASRYYDDRYRERERDRDRERESSRRPSEREREPERERERERERDRRDERGDSSHRSRH; encoded by the exons ATGGCGGACGGTGACATTGATTTGTACGCCGATGATCTCGAGCAAGATTTCGCGCAG GACGAATTTGCTGGCGATGGTGTGGATTTGTACGACGATGTAATCGCAGCCCCAGCAGGCGGTAATGGTGGTGTTTCCAGTGGGAATACTGGGGATGGAGGAGGTGATACTACATCTACAAATGAGGAAACTAATGGGAATGCACCTTATCATCAGCTTGGGAACAACATCCAACCTAATCAAATAGGAAGACGTCATCAACTATACATTGGGAATTTAACTTGg TGGACAAGTGATCAAGACATAACTGATGCAGTCCAAAGTATTGGTGTATCTGATTTTGTTGAAgtaaaattctttgaaaatagGGCAAATGGACAATCTAAAGGTTTCTGTGTAATTTCTCTGGGCTCAGAACAAAGCATGAGAATCTGTATGGAAAGATTAcctaaaaaagaattacatgGCCAAAATCCAGTTGTAACATTTCCAACGAAACAAGCTTTAAATCAG TTCGAATCTCAATGCAAGACACGACCAGCACCTGCTCCCCAGCAAAGTCAGAGTCAGCGCCCTCATAATCCGCACCAACATCAGCCGCCTATGCCTCCTCATCAACAACATCCACAACATCCACAACATCCTCAACATTCTCAACAAAATCATGGTCCTAGAATGATGATGGGTCCTCCCCAGGGTGTTAGACCACAAAGAATGCCACCACCAGGTATGGGGCCACCTGGACCTGGTGGACCTGGCCAACAAGGTCCACCTCGAATGCATGGACCGCCTATGGGTCCGGGTCCTGGACCACATCATCCTTTACCTGGACATCCTAATCAAGGCCCGCCTCCACCAGGATATCAGCAAGCACCATGGAATAGTCCTAGACCAAATGGCCCACCTGGACCACCAAGAGGTCCAAGTGGACCTGGTGGCCCGCCACAGCAAGGACCTCCAGGACCAGGACCTGGACAGCACAGACCACCAGGCATG CAATTTCATGGTGGTCCACCTGGACCCCCTGGTCAGGGTCCTCCTCGTGGACCACCTGGACATCCTGGAGGACCTCCAGGTGACCCCAGGGGTGCTCAACCACGACCAGAATGGAATCGACCGCCAg GAATGCATCATGGGCCTCAGGGACCACCAGGTTTCCCTCAACATCAACATATGCAAGGCCCACAACCTGGCCAAGGGCCACCACAGAGAGGACCTCCTCCAGGTTCTATGGGTG GAATGTTACCAGGTCCAGGTGGTCCTCCTCCTGGACATGGTGGACCTCCTCAGGGACCACCTCAAGGACCTCCAGGAGGACCGGCACCGCATGTGAATCCAGCATTTTTTCCACAAGGACCACCACATCAACATCCAGGACAACATCCTCCAGGACCTCCTGGTCCTCCTCATGGTCCACCTCATGGCCCGCCTCACGGACCACCTCATGGACCACCTCATGGGCAACCGCATGGTCCACCCCATGGACCACCGCATGTACCACCGCACGGCTATGGGCCACCTGCAGCACAG CCACCTTATGGTGCACCAGGACCTGATCATCGTCCTGAAGGTCCTCCTCCGCTTACAGATCAAGAATTTGAAGAAATAATGGGACGCAATAGAACAGTGTCCTCTTCTGCTATAGCCAGAGCAGTATCGGATGCTGCAGCAGGAGAATATGCAAGCGCCATTGAAACTTTAGTTACTgcaatttctttaataaaacaatcTAAAGTAGCTGCAGATGATAGATGCAAAATATTGATCAGTTCGCTTCAAGATACTCTGCGAGGTGTTGAAACAAAGAGTTATGGTTCTGCTCGCAGAG aacgTTCTCGTTCGCGAGACAGAGAACGTAGTCATAGAAGACGTCGTGAACGATCTAGAAGTCGTGATCGAGAATATAGAGAACGTagcagagacagagatagagaacgTGATCGAGAACGTGatcgtgaaagagaaagagatcgtgACCGTGATAGGgaacgttattatagtgaaCCGTATCCCCGAGAAAGATCACgcagcagagagagagaccgtgatcgagagagagatcggGAATACAGAGAAAGGAGCAGAGAAGAAAG TACGACACGTCAGTCAGCCAGGCcaagagtaaaagaagaacCGCCAGAGGCGGCTCCTGTCTCGTCTTCCAAGGCGTCTAG GTATTATGACGATCGCTACAGGGAACGTGAACGAGACAGAGATCGAGAACGAGAATCAAGCCGAAGACCAtctgaacgagaaagagaacctGAACGTGAACGAGAACGGGAACGGGAAAGAGATCGTCGTGATGAAAGAGGAGACTCTTCGCATCGGTCAAGACATTAA
- the LOC124431289 gene encoding cleavage and polyadenylation specificity factor subunit 6 isoform X2: protein MADGDIDLYADDLEQDFAQDEFAGDGVDLYDDVIAAPAGGNGGVSSGNTGDGGGDTTSTNEETNGNAPYHQLGNNIQPNQIGRRHQLYIGNLTWWTSDQDITDAVQSIGVSDFVEVKFFENRANGQSKGFCVISLGSEQSMRICMERLPKKELHGQNPVVTFPTKQALNQFESQCKTRPAPAPQQSQSQRPHNPHQHQPPMPPHQQHPQHPQHPQHSQQNHGPRMMMGPPQGVRPQRMPPPGMGPPGPGGPGQQGPPRMHGPPMGPGPGPHHPLPGHPNQGPPPPGYQQAPWNSPRPNGPPGPPRGPSGPGGPPQQGPPGPGPGQHRPPGMQFHGGPPGPPGQGPPRGPPGHPGGPPGDPRGAQPRPEWNRPPGMHHGPQGPPGFPQHQHMQGPQPGQGPPQRGPPPGSMGGPGGPPPGHGGPPQGPPQGPPGGPAPHVNPAFFPQGPPHQHPGQHPPGPPGPPHGPPHGPPHGPPHGPPHGQPHGPPHGPPHVPPHGYGPPAAQPPYGAPGPDHRPEGPPPLTDQEFEEIMGRNRTVSSSAIARAVSDAAAGEYASAIETLVTAISLIKQSKVAADDRCKILISSLQDTLRGVETKSYGSARRERSRSRDRERSHRRRRERSRSRDREYRERSRDRDRERDRERDRERERDRDRDRERYYSEPYPRERSRSRERDRDRERDREYRERSREESTTRQSARPRVKEEPPEAAPVSSSKASRYYDDRYRERERDRDRERESSRRPSEREREPERERERERERDRRDERGDSSHRSRH from the exons ATGGCGGACGGTGACATTGATTTGTACGCCGATGATCTCGAGCAAGATTTCGCGCAG GACGAATTTGCTGGCGATGGTGTGGATTTGTACGACGATGTAATCGCAGCCCCAGCAGGCGGTAATGGTGGTGTTTCCAGTGGGAATACTGGGGATGGAGGAGGTGATACTACATCTACAAATGAGGAAACTAATGGGAATGCACCTTATCATCAGCTTGGGAACAACATCCAACCTAATCAAATAGGAAGACGTCATCAACTATACATTGGGAATTTAACTTGg TGGACAAGTGATCAAGACATAACTGATGCAGTCCAAAGTATTGGTGTATCTGATTTTGTTGAAgtaaaattctttgaaaatagGGCAAATGGACAATCTAAAGGTTTCTGTGTAATTTCTCTGGGCTCAGAACAAAGCATGAGAATCTGTATGGAAAGATTAcctaaaaaagaattacatgGCCAAAATCCAGTTGTAACATTTCCAACGAAACAAGCTTTAAATCAG TTCGAATCTCAATGCAAGACACGACCAGCACCTGCTCCCCAGCAAAGTCAGAGTCAGCGCCCTCATAATCCGCACCAACATCAGCCGCCTATGCCTCCTCATCAACAACATCCACAACATCCACAACATCCTCAACATTCTCAACAAAATCATGGTCCTAGAATGATGATGGGTCCTCCCCAGGGTGTTAGACCACAAAGAATGCCACCACCAGGTATGGGGCCACCTGGACCTGGTGGACCTGGCCAACAAGGTCCACCTCGAATGCATGGACCGCCTATGGGTCCGGGTCCTGGACCACATCATCCTTTACCTGGACATCCTAATCAAGGCCCGCCTCCACCAGGATATCAGCAAGCACCATGGAATAGTCCTAGACCAAATGGCCCACCTGGACCACCAAGAGGTCCAAGTGGACCTGGTGGCCCGCCACAGCAAGGACCTCCAGGACCAGGACCTGGACAGCACAGACCACCAGGCATG CAATTTCATGGTGGTCCACCTGGACCCCCTGGTCAGGGTCCTCCTCGTGGACCACCTGGACATCCTGGAGGACCTCCAGGTGACCCCAGGGGTGCTCAACCACGACCAGAATGGAATCGACCGCCAg GAATGCATCATGGGCCTCAGGGACCACCAGGTTTCCCTCAACATCAACATATGCAAGGCCCACAACCTGGCCAAGGGCCACCACAGAGAGGACCTCCTCCAGGTTCTATGGGTG GTCCAGGTGGTCCTCCTCCTGGACATGGTGGACCTCCTCAGGGACCACCTCAAGGACCTCCAGGAGGACCGGCACCGCATGTGAATCCAGCATTTTTTCCACAAGGACCACCACATCAACATCCAGGACAACATCCTCCAGGACCTCCTGGTCCTCCTCATGGTCCACCTCATGGCCCGCCTCACGGACCACCTCATGGACCACCTCATGGGCAACCGCATGGTCCACCCCATGGACCACCGCATGTACCACCGCACGGCTATGGGCCACCTGCAGCACAG CCACCTTATGGTGCACCAGGACCTGATCATCGTCCTGAAGGTCCTCCTCCGCTTACAGATCAAGAATTTGAAGAAATAATGGGACGCAATAGAACAGTGTCCTCTTCTGCTATAGCCAGAGCAGTATCGGATGCTGCAGCAGGAGAATATGCAAGCGCCATTGAAACTTTAGTTACTgcaatttctttaataaaacaatcTAAAGTAGCTGCAGATGATAGATGCAAAATATTGATCAGTTCGCTTCAAGATACTCTGCGAGGTGTTGAAACAAAGAGTTATGGTTCTGCTCGCAGAG aacgTTCTCGTTCGCGAGACAGAGAACGTAGTCATAGAAGACGTCGTGAACGATCTAGAAGTCGTGATCGAGAATATAGAGAACGTagcagagacagagatagagaacgTGATCGAGAACGTGatcgtgaaagagaaagagatcgtgACCGTGATAGGgaacgttattatagtgaaCCGTATCCCCGAGAAAGATCACgcagcagagagagagaccgtgatcgagagagagatcggGAATACAGAGAAAGGAGCAGAGAAGAAAG TACGACACGTCAGTCAGCCAGGCcaagagtaaaagaagaacCGCCAGAGGCGGCTCCTGTCTCGTCTTCCAAGGCGTCTAG GTATTATGACGATCGCTACAGGGAACGTGAACGAGACAGAGATCGAGAACGAGAATCAAGCCGAAGACCAtctgaacgagaaagagaacctGAACGTGAACGAGAACGGGAACGGGAAAGAGATCGTCGTGATGAAAGAGGAGACTCTTCGCATCGGTCAAGACATTAA
- the LOC124431289 gene encoding cleavage and polyadenylation specificity factor subunit 6 isoform X6 — protein MADGDIDLYADDLEQDFAQDEFAGDGVDLYDDVIAAPAGGNGGVSSGNTGDGGGDTTSTNEETNGNAPYHQLGNNIQPNQIGRRHQLYIGNLTWWTSDQDITDAVQSIGVSDFVEVKFFENRANGQSKGFCVISLGSEQSMRICMERLPKKELHGQNPVVTFPTKQALNQFESQCKTRPAPAPQQSQSQRPHNPHQHQPPMPPHQQHPQHPQHPQHSQQNHGPRMMMGPPQGVRPQRMPPPGMGPPGPGGPGQQGPPRMHGPPMGPGPGPHHPLPGHPNQGPPPPGYQQAPWNSPRPNGPPGPPRGPSGPGGPPQQGPPGPGPGQHRPPGMQFHGGPPGPPGQGPPRGPPGHPGGPPGDPRGAQPRPEWNRPPGMHHGPQGPPGFPQHQHMQGPQPGQGPPQRGPPPGSMGGMLPGPGGPPPGHGGPPQGPPQGPPGGPAPHVNPAFFPQGPPHQHPGQHPPGPPGPPHGPPHGPPHGPPHGPPHGQPHGPPHGPPHVPPHGYGPPAAQPPYGAPGPDHRPEGPPPLTDQEFEEIMGRNRTVSSSAIARAVSDAAAGEYASAIETLVTAISLIKQSKVAADDRCKILISSLQDTLRGVETKSYGSARRERSRSRDRERSHRRRRERSRSRDREYRERSRDRDRERDRERDRERERDRDRDRERYYSEPYPRERSRSRERDRDRERDREYRERSREES, from the exons ATGGCGGACGGTGACATTGATTTGTACGCCGATGATCTCGAGCAAGATTTCGCGCAG GACGAATTTGCTGGCGATGGTGTGGATTTGTACGACGATGTAATCGCAGCCCCAGCAGGCGGTAATGGTGGTGTTTCCAGTGGGAATACTGGGGATGGAGGAGGTGATACTACATCTACAAATGAGGAAACTAATGGGAATGCACCTTATCATCAGCTTGGGAACAACATCCAACCTAATCAAATAGGAAGACGTCATCAACTATACATTGGGAATTTAACTTGg TGGACAAGTGATCAAGACATAACTGATGCAGTCCAAAGTATTGGTGTATCTGATTTTGTTGAAgtaaaattctttgaaaatagGGCAAATGGACAATCTAAAGGTTTCTGTGTAATTTCTCTGGGCTCAGAACAAAGCATGAGAATCTGTATGGAAAGATTAcctaaaaaagaattacatgGCCAAAATCCAGTTGTAACATTTCCAACGAAACAAGCTTTAAATCAG TTCGAATCTCAATGCAAGACACGACCAGCACCTGCTCCCCAGCAAAGTCAGAGTCAGCGCCCTCATAATCCGCACCAACATCAGCCGCCTATGCCTCCTCATCAACAACATCCACAACATCCACAACATCCTCAACATTCTCAACAAAATCATGGTCCTAGAATGATGATGGGTCCTCCCCAGGGTGTTAGACCACAAAGAATGCCACCACCAGGTATGGGGCCACCTGGACCTGGTGGACCTGGCCAACAAGGTCCACCTCGAATGCATGGACCGCCTATGGGTCCGGGTCCTGGACCACATCATCCTTTACCTGGACATCCTAATCAAGGCCCGCCTCCACCAGGATATCAGCAAGCACCATGGAATAGTCCTAGACCAAATGGCCCACCTGGACCACCAAGAGGTCCAAGTGGACCTGGTGGCCCGCCACAGCAAGGACCTCCAGGACCAGGACCTGGACAGCACAGACCACCAGGCATG CAATTTCATGGTGGTCCACCTGGACCCCCTGGTCAGGGTCCTCCTCGTGGACCACCTGGACATCCTGGAGGACCTCCAGGTGACCCCAGGGGTGCTCAACCACGACCAGAATGGAATCGACCGCCAg GAATGCATCATGGGCCTCAGGGACCACCAGGTTTCCCTCAACATCAACATATGCAAGGCCCACAACCTGGCCAAGGGCCACCACAGAGAGGACCTCCTCCAGGTTCTATGGGTG GAATGTTACCAGGTCCAGGTGGTCCTCCTCCTGGACATGGTGGACCTCCTCAGGGACCACCTCAAGGACCTCCAGGAGGACCGGCACCGCATGTGAATCCAGCATTTTTTCCACAAGGACCACCACATCAACATCCAGGACAACATCCTCCAGGACCTCCTGGTCCTCCTCATGGTCCACCTCATGGCCCGCCTCACGGACCACCTCATGGACCACCTCATGGGCAACCGCATGGTCCACCCCATGGACCACCGCATGTACCACCGCACGGCTATGGGCCACCTGCAGCACAG CCACCTTATGGTGCACCAGGACCTGATCATCGTCCTGAAGGTCCTCCTCCGCTTACAGATCAAGAATTTGAAGAAATAATGGGACGCAATAGAACAGTGTCCTCTTCTGCTATAGCCAGAGCAGTATCGGATGCTGCAGCAGGAGAATATGCAAGCGCCATTGAAACTTTAGTTACTgcaatttctttaataaaacaatcTAAAGTAGCTGCAGATGATAGATGCAAAATATTGATCAGTTCGCTTCAAGATACTCTGCGAGGTGTTGAAACAAAGAGTTATGGTTCTGCTCGCAGAG aacgTTCTCGTTCGCGAGACAGAGAACGTAGTCATAGAAGACGTCGTGAACGATCTAGAAGTCGTGATCGAGAATATAGAGAACGTagcagagacagagatagagaacgTGATCGAGAACGTGatcgtgaaagagaaagagatcgtgACCGTGATAGGgaacgttattatagtgaaCCGTATCCCCGAGAAAGATCACgcagcagagagagagaccgtgatcgagagagagatcggGAATACAGAGAAAGGAGCAGAGAAGAAAG TTAA